In the genome of Lentisphaera araneosa HTCC2155, the window TGCAACTAAATCCTTGACAGCAGCTAAGAGACTTCGATCCTGGATTTTATTAATGGGAATTTTTGAGGATAACTTTTGAACTAAATGTTGTAAAGAAGTCGCATCAAAAACATGTTGTGCCTCGGAAAAGCTTCCTAGACTTATTTTTCCAAGGGTCACATGTTCTTGAACTTTTTTTAACTCACTGGCAGCACAAAGCCCTCGCATAGATTTCAACACAGGGTTAAACAAAGTAAAGAGAATAGCTGAGGCATAATCGAGGTAATGCAATTTGCGTCGAGGGTCATCTTCGGAGGGGTGACGCGGATGGTGCTCAAGCTCTTTTGTCAGTTTCTCTCTGAACTCTTGAACCAAGCACCAGCGCTTAAGGTTTCGTTCTTCTGTTTTGGTCATCTTCTTCATAGTTAGGAAGATATAGATATAATCCAGAAAGTAAAGTGTTCGTAAAGCGTTGATTTAAAGCAGTTTACAAAGTCTACAAATAGAGTGACCCTAAGTACAGTTAGTCTCTTTTTTTGATCATGACAGAGGAAGAGTCGTGTTAATTACTTACGAGTGCGGTGTACTAAGCCTCAGGACGAAAATAAATTCACCTATAAAAAAATCGCGAATTTTGGCACAATTACTGGTGGGATTAAAAAGGTTTAACTTTTTTCAAAATGCTTAAGCACTAACTTAAGCATTTTCGATGCC includes:
- a CDS encoding transposase yields the protein MTKTEERNLKRWCLVQEFREKLTKELEHHPRHPSEDDPRRKLHYLDYASAILFTLFNPVLKSMRGLCAASELKKVQEHVTLGKISLGSFSEAQHVFDATSLQHLVQKLSSKIPINKIQDRSLLAAVKDLVAVDGSLFQTLTRVLWAEWLDENHKAAKLHLGFSLLKQSAVDAVITAGNSCERKALLKMVQPGVMYVCDRYYGLDYSYLKSFNNVEHFLLFAFAINPNLL